A region from the Fundidesulfovibrio magnetotacticus genome encodes:
- a CDS encoding cell division protein ZapA → MPMPSYSKVILGLELSFKTDAEPDRVETAKALVEERYRLLNPGGKNLSKEKLLTFVALGLADDLLMANQKLSEMESKLDRILKRIKPPE, encoded by the coding sequence ATGCCGATGCCAAGCTACAGCAAGGTCATTCTCGGGCTTGAACTCTCATTCAAGACCGACGCGGAACCGGACCGCGTGGAGACAGCCAAGGCATTGGTGGAAGAACGCTACAGGCTGCTCAATCCGGGTGGAAAGAATCTGAGCAAGGAGAAGCTGCTGACGTTCGTGGCCCTGGGCCTCGCGGACGATCTGCTGATGGCCAACCAGAAACTGTCCGAGATGGAAAGCAAGCTCGACAGGATTCTGAAAAGGATAAAACCGCCGGAATGA
- a CDS encoding cell division protein ZapB, giving the protein MDIIDTLEERIAQLVNRLKALEEENRTLKAAMEQENASMKEALDLERQKKDAVLSRVDQLLKKLQEEPI; this is encoded by the coding sequence ATGGACATCATCGACACCTTGGAAGAGCGCATCGCGCAACTGGTGAATCGCCTCAAGGCGTTGGAAGAAGAAAACAGGACCTTGAAGGCGGCCATGGAACAGGAGAATGCCTCGATGAAAGAGGCCCTGGACCTGGAACGCCAGAAGAAGGACGCCGTGTTGTCCCGGGTGGATCAGCTCTTGAAGAAGTTGCAAGAGGAGCCGATCTGA
- the glmU gene encoding bifunctional UDP-N-acetylglucosamine diphosphorylase/glucosamine-1-phosphate N-acetyltransferase GlmU gives MKEKVSALVLAAGKGTRMYSEDPKVLRTLLGEPMLGFVLGGLEPVFGERVRVVVGFGAEKVRKAYPGYDGRFVLQEQQLGTGHALQCAWSAILASGEDYVLVVNGDVPLASGQDLAAFVEDGLSAGVDLAFLTIELDDPGAYGRVVRDASGGACIVEAKDFDPSAHGRPTGEINAGIYLLRVSAVDKVLHGLTNANKGGEFYITDLAELVARAGGKVSALSRGRDENLLGINNARELLAAEESLRVRIVDGLIDSGVVIRQAGSVRVGPRVRIAPGCEVCGPCELLGDTLLEPGAVVESGCVVKDSQLGVRSVVHSFSHLERAVLGVGCHAGPFARLRPGAVLEDDARVGNFVEMKKSVLGPGAKAGHLSYLGDAFIGAGANIGAGTITCNYDGVNKHVTRIGAKAFIGSNTALVAPVTVGDEALVGAGSVITKEVPPGALAIARGKQIVRERRKNPA, from the coding sequence ATGAAAGAGAAGGTCAGCGCGTTGGTCTTGGCGGCGGGCAAGGGCACGAGGATGTATTCCGAAGACCCCAAAGTGCTGCGCACGCTGCTGGGGGAGCCCATGCTCGGGTTCGTGCTGGGTGGCCTGGAACCGGTGTTCGGCGAGAGGGTGCGCGTTGTGGTGGGGTTTGGCGCCGAGAAGGTGCGCAAGGCCTACCCCGGATACGACGGAAGGTTCGTGCTCCAGGAGCAGCAGCTGGGAACGGGTCATGCCCTGCAGTGCGCGTGGTCCGCAATTCTGGCCTCCGGCGAGGACTACGTGCTGGTGGTCAACGGCGACGTTCCGTTGGCGTCCGGGCAAGACCTGGCGGCCTTCGTCGAAGACGGCCTTTCCGCAGGCGTGGACCTGGCGTTTCTGACCATCGAGCTGGACGACCCCGGCGCATACGGCCGCGTGGTGCGCGACGCCTCCGGGGGCGCGTGCATCGTGGAGGCCAAAGATTTCGACCCATCTGCCCACGGGCGACCGACGGGAGAGATCAACGCGGGCATCTACCTCTTGCGGGTGTCGGCCGTTGACAAGGTGCTGCACGGGCTTACCAATGCCAACAAGGGCGGTGAATTCTACATCACGGACCTGGCGGAGCTGGTGGCTCGCGCCGGGGGAAAGGTTTCCGCCCTGAGCCGGGGCCGGGATGAAAACCTTCTGGGCATCAACAACGCCAGGGAATTGCTGGCGGCAGAGGAAAGCCTGCGGGTTCGCATCGTGGATGGGCTGATCGACTCCGGCGTGGTGATCCGTCAGGCCGGGAGCGTGCGCGTCGGCCCGCGCGTGCGCATCGCGCCTGGATGCGAGGTCTGCGGACCGTGCGAACTGCTTGGCGACACGTTGCTGGAGCCCGGCGCGGTGGTGGAGTCGGGCTGCGTGGTGAAGGACAGCCAACTGGGCGTGCGCTCCGTGGTGCATTCGTTCTCGCACCTGGAACGGGCGGTGCTGGGCGTGGGGTGCCATGCCGGACCTTTCGCGCGGCTTCGTCCCGGCGCGGTGCTGGAGGACGACGCCCGCGTGGGGAACTTCGTGGAGATGAAGAAATCCGTGCTTGGCCCAGGGGCCAAGGCGGGGCATCTGTCGTACCTTGGCGACGCGTTCATCGGCGCCGGGGCCAACATCGGGGCCGGAACCATCACGTGCAACTACGATGGAGTGAACAAGCACGTGACGCGCATCGGCGCGAAGGCGTTCATCGGCTCCAACACGGCGTTGGTTGCCCCCGTGACGGTTGGCGACGAGGCGCTGGTGGGCGCGGGCTCGGTGATCACCAAGGAGGTGCCGCCCGGGGCTCTGGCCATCGCGCGCGGCAAGCAGATCGTTCGTGAGCGCAGGAAAAACCCGGCTTGA
- a CDS encoding F0F1 ATP synthase subunit epsilon, which translates to MAKELRLEIVTPDRLVVSSDVEYVGAPGVLGEFGVLPGHVPFLSALGIGNLHYNVGGKTYYVFVSGGFAEVSGDKVTVLAEVAERAEEIDMERARRAEERARQRITKQQEALDNARATAALQRAMARMSCRTAAQSAGTSSRA; encoded by the coding sequence ATGGCCAAGGAACTCCGCCTGGAAATCGTCACGCCTGACCGGTTGGTCGTGTCCTCCGACGTGGAATACGTCGGAGCGCCCGGCGTGCTCGGCGAGTTCGGCGTGCTGCCCGGCCACGTTCCCTTCCTCTCCGCTCTGGGCATCGGCAACCTGCACTACAACGTCGGCGGCAAGACCTACTACGTCTTCGTCTCCGGCGGGTTTGCCGAAGTCAGCGGCGATAAGGTGACTGTCCTGGCCGAAGTGGCCGAACGGGCCGAAGAGATCGATATGGAACGCGCCCGCCGCGCTGAAGAGCGCGCGCGCCAGCGCATCACCAAACAACAAGAAGCCTTGGACAACGCCAGGGCCACCGCTGCACTCCAGCGCGCCATGGCCCGCATGAGCTGCCGTACCGCAGCCCAGTCCGCAGGCACCAGCAGCCGCGCCTAA
- the atpD gene encoding F0F1 ATP synthase subunit beta: MSGVKGKIVQVIGAVVDLEFPEGQLPAIMNAVNLKNTNNPNATDLVLEVAQHLGNNVVRTIAMDATDGLVRGMEGVDTGNPIMAPVGRAPLGRIINVVGLPVDEAGDVGATEFLPIHRTAPAFVELSTKVEVLETGIKVVDLLIPFPKGGKVGLFGGAGVGKTVILMEMINNIAKQHGGLSVFAGVGERTREGNDLYHEFKEAGILDKAALVYGQMNEPPGARARVALTALTVAEYFRDAEGQDVLLFIDNIFRFTQANSEVSALLGRMPSAVGYQPTLGTDLGALQERITSTNKGSITSVQAVYVPADDLTDPAPATTFSHLDGTLVLSRQIAELGIYPAVDPLDSTSRILDPLVLGVEHYGVARAVQQILQKYKDLQDIIAILGMDELSDEDKLTVARARKIQRFLSQPFFVAAQFTGKEGRYVKLEDTIRGFKAIIEGNHDDLPEGAFYMVGGIEEAVQKAKEM; the protein is encoded by the coding sequence ATGAGCGGTGTCAAAGGCAAGATCGTACAAGTTATCGGCGCGGTGGTGGACCTCGAATTCCCCGAGGGCCAGCTCCCCGCCATCATGAACGCGGTGAATCTGAAGAACACCAACAACCCCAACGCCACGGACCTCGTCCTTGAAGTGGCGCAGCACCTGGGCAACAACGTCGTGCGCACCATCGCCATGGACGCCACCGACGGCCTCGTGCGCGGCATGGAAGGCGTGGACACCGGCAACCCCATCATGGCCCCCGTGGGCCGCGCCCCCCTGGGCCGCATCATCAACGTCGTGGGGCTCCCCGTGGACGAAGCCGGCGATGTCGGCGCCACGGAGTTCCTGCCCATCCACCGCACCGCTCCCGCCTTCGTGGAACTCTCCACCAAGGTTGAAGTGCTGGAAACCGGCATCAAGGTCGTCGACCTGCTCATTCCCTTCCCCAAGGGCGGCAAGGTCGGCCTCTTCGGCGGCGCCGGCGTGGGCAAGACGGTTATTCTGATGGAAATGATCAACAACATCGCCAAGCAGCACGGCGGCCTCTCCGTGTTTGCCGGCGTGGGCGAGCGTACCCGCGAGGGCAACGACCTCTACCACGAGTTCAAGGAAGCCGGCATTCTGGACAAAGCCGCCTTGGTGTACGGCCAGATGAACGAGCCCCCGGGAGCCCGTGCCCGCGTGGCCCTTACCGCCCTCACCGTCGCGGAATACTTCCGTGACGCCGAAGGCCAGGACGTGCTGCTGTTCATCGACAACATCTTCCGGTTCACCCAGGCCAACTCGGAAGTGTCGGCGCTGCTCGGCCGCATGCCCTCCGCGGTGGGTTACCAGCCCACCCTCGGCACCGACCTTGGCGCCCTGCAGGAGCGCATCACCTCCACCAACAAGGGCTCCATCACCTCGGTGCAGGCCGTGTACGTCCCCGCGGACGACCTTACCGACCCCGCGCCGGCCACCACGTTCTCGCACCTGGACGGCACCCTCGTGCTCTCGCGCCAGATCGCGGAACTGGGCATCTACCCCGCGGTGGACCCCCTCGACTCCACCTCCCGCATCCTCGACCCCCTGGTCCTGGGCGTGGAGCACTACGGCGTCGCCCGCGCGGTGCAGCAGATCCTCCAGAAGTACAAGGACCTGCAGGACATCATTGCCATTCTGGGCATGGACGAACTCTCCGACGAGGACAAGCTGACCGTGGCCCGCGCCCGTAAGATCCAGCGCTTCCTCTCGCAGCCGTTCTTCGTCGCCGCCCAGTTCACCGGCAAGGAAGGCCGCTACGTCAAGCTGGAAGACACCATCAGGGGCTTCAAGGCCATCATCGAAGGCAACCACGACGACCTCCCCGAGGGCGCCTTCTACATGGTGGGCGGCATCGAAGAAGCGGTGCAGAAAGCCAAGGAGATGTAA
- a CDS encoding F0F1 ATP synthase subunit gamma yields MPSLKDVQVKIAAVKKTKQITKAMNMVASAKLRNAQARIERFRPYADKFYEMLGGLANGADPKIHPLLEVREEIKTVLIVLVTSDRGLCGSFNGSLISMAIKLAKEKAAQGKTVKFVCMGKKGRDTVRKSGYEIVAAYGDQMGAFDYSVALKLGNEVIGGYIRGDFDEVNLVFGKFISIPRQEATQLTILPMAADQASDAPAAGTKQEYLYEPSVEGLLAELLPRFVNVQVYRGMLDTSASEHAARMRAMDNATRNCDDMVGTLTLVYNKARQASITRELMDIVGGTEALKG; encoded by the coding sequence ATGCCATCCCTGAAAGACGTTCAGGTCAAGATCGCAGCGGTCAAGAAGACCAAGCAGATCACCAAAGCCATGAACATGGTGGCTTCGGCCAAACTGCGCAACGCCCAGGCGCGCATCGAACGCTTCCGCCCCTACGCGGACAAGTTCTATGAGATGCTGGGCGGCCTGGCCAACGGAGCGGATCCCAAGATCCATCCGCTCCTGGAGGTCCGCGAGGAGATCAAGACGGTGCTCATCGTCCTGGTCACCTCCGACCGCGGCCTGTGCGGCTCCTTCAACGGCAGCCTCATCAGCATGGCCATCAAGCTCGCCAAGGAAAAGGCCGCCCAGGGCAAGACGGTCAAGTTCGTCTGCATGGGCAAGAAGGGTCGCGACACGGTTCGCAAGTCCGGCTACGAGATCGTGGCCGCCTACGGCGACCAGATGGGTGCGTTCGACTACTCCGTGGCCCTCAAGCTGGGCAACGAAGTGATCGGCGGGTACATCCGCGGCGACTTCGACGAAGTGAATCTGGTCTTCGGCAAGTTCATCTCCATCCCCAGGCAGGAGGCCACTCAGCTGACCATCCTGCCCATGGCCGCGGACCAGGCGTCCGACGCCCCGGCGGCCGGGACCAAACAGGAGTACCTCTACGAACCTTCGGTGGAAGGCCTTCTGGCCGAACTTCTGCCCCGGTTCGTCAACGTCCAGGTCTATCGCGGAATGCTGGACACCTCGGCCTCGGAGCATGCGGCACGCATGCGGGCCATGGACAACGCCACGAGGAACTGCGACGACATGGTGGGCACGCTCACCCTTGTCTACAACAAGGCCAGGCAGGCGAGCATCACCAGAGAGTTGATGGACATCGTCGGCGGAACCGAAGCGCTCAAAGGATAA
- the atpA gene encoding F0F1 ATP synthase subunit alpha produces the protein MQIKAEEISKIIEQQIQNYESRVEMSETGTVLSVGDGIARVYGCQNAMSMELLEFPGGIMGLVLNLEEDNVGVALLGEDTHIKEGDPVKRTGKIFSVPVGEAVSGRVIDPLGNPIDGLGPIASKEFREVEIKAPGIIARKSVHQPMYTGLKAVDAMTPIGRGQRELIIGDRQVGKTAVCLDAILAQKGGDVKCFYVAIGQKKSTVALVVDTLRKYGAMEYTTVISSTASEPAPLQFISAYAGCTMAEYYRDSGRHALIIYDDLSKQAVAYRQMSLLLRRPPGREAFPGDVFYLHSRLLERASKLSDARGAGSLTALPIIETQAGDVSAYIPTNVISITDGQVYLEPNLFNAGIRPAINVGLSVSRVGGAAQIKAMKQVAGTLRLDLAQYRELAAFAQFGSDLDKGTQLKLNRGMRMVELLKQPQYQPLPVEEQVSVIFAAGRGFLDDIPVAAVRKFEEQFLDYMRNSKSDVLKAIREKQALDDSLTQTLGAAIDEFKKGFRAEG, from the coding sequence ATGCAGATCAAAGCCGAAGAGATCAGCAAGATCATCGAGCAGCAGATTCAGAATTATGAGTCTCGCGTCGAGATGAGCGAGACCGGCACCGTGCTCTCCGTGGGCGACGGCATCGCACGCGTCTACGGCTGCCAGAACGCGATGTCCATGGAGCTCCTGGAATTCCCGGGCGGCATCATGGGCCTGGTGCTCAACCTGGAAGAGGACAACGTGGGCGTGGCCCTGCTGGGCGAAGACACGCACATCAAGGAAGGCGACCCGGTCAAGCGCACCGGCAAGATCTTCTCCGTGCCCGTCGGTGAAGCCGTTTCCGGCCGCGTCATCGACCCCCTGGGCAACCCCATCGACGGCCTTGGCCCCATCGCCTCGAAGGAGTTCCGCGAGGTCGAAATCAAGGCCCCCGGCATCATCGCCCGTAAGTCGGTGCACCAGCCCATGTACACCGGCCTCAAGGCCGTCGACGCCATGACCCCCATCGGTCGCGGCCAGCGCGAGCTGATCATCGGCGACCGTCAGGTCGGCAAGACCGCCGTCTGCCTGGACGCCATCCTGGCCCAGAAGGGCGGCGACGTGAAGTGCTTCTACGTGGCCATCGGCCAGAAGAAGTCCACGGTGGCCCTCGTGGTGGACACCCTGCGCAAGTACGGCGCCATGGAATACACCACCGTCATCTCCTCCACCGCTTCCGAGCCCGCGCCGCTGCAGTTCATCTCGGCCTACGCCGGCTGCACCATGGCGGAGTACTACCGCGACTCCGGCCGCCACGCCCTCATCATCTACGATGACCTCTCCAAGCAGGCCGTGGCCTACCGCCAGATGTCGCTGCTTCTGCGCCGTCCTCCCGGTCGTGAAGCCTTCCCCGGCGACGTGTTCTACCTGCACTCCCGCCTGCTGGAACGCGCCTCCAAGCTCTCCGACGCCCGCGGCGCCGGCTCGCTGACCGCGCTGCCCATCATCGAGACCCAGGCCGGCGACGTGTCCGCATACATCCCGACCAACGTGATCTCCATCACCGACGGCCAGGTGTACCTGGAGCCCAACCTCTTCAACGCCGGCATCCGGCCCGCCATCAACGTCGGCCTCTCGGTCTCCCGAGTCGGCGGCGCGGCCCAGATCAAGGCCATGAAGCAGGTCGCCGGCACGCTGCGCCTCGACCTGGCCCAGTACCGCGAACTCGCCGCCTTCGCCCAGTTCGGCTCCGACCTGGACAAGGGCACCCAGCTCAAGCTCAACCGCGGCATGCGCATGGTGGAGCTGCTCAAGCAGCCCCAGTACCAGCCCCTCCCCGTTGAAGAGCAGGTGTCGGTCATCTTCGCGGCCGGCCGCGGCTTCCTTGATGACATCCCCGTGGCTGCGGTGCGCAAGTTCGAGGAGCAGTTCCTCGACTACATGCGCAACTCCAAGTCCGATGTCCTCAAGGCCATCCGCGAAAAGCAGGCCCTGGACGACAGCCTCACCCAGACCCTGGGCGCCGCCATCGACGAGTTCAAAAAGGGCTTCCGGGCTGAAGGCTAA
- the atpH gene encoding ATP synthase F1 subunit delta has product MTGNIVARRYAKALFALGVKEKAADTFGKDLAGLAHAMDAAPGLQKLFKSPNFNTQEKKAVLGDVVAKLKMAPLSVNFLSVLADKGRLDCVQDIQKTYAELLDASSGVVRGKLTTAMALPAKRQKDIMGTLEKKSGKKLVLDFGVDSAILGGVVLRVGDKVLDASLRAQLQLLKDQIKRGE; this is encoded by the coding sequence TTGACCGGGAACATCGTCGCTCGCAGGTACGCCAAGGCGTTGTTCGCCCTAGGCGTCAAGGAGAAGGCCGCCGACACTTTCGGCAAGGACCTCGCGGGGCTCGCCCATGCCATGGATGCCGCGCCTGGTCTCCAGAAACTCTTTAAAAGCCCGAACTTCAATACGCAGGAGAAGAAGGCGGTTCTCGGCGATGTGGTGGCCAAGCTGAAGATGGCCCCCCTCTCGGTGAACTTCCTCTCCGTGCTTGCGGACAAGGGCCGCCTGGACTGCGTGCAGGACATCCAGAAGACCTACGCCGAACTTCTGGACGCCTCCAGCGGTGTGGTGCGCGGAAAGCTCACCACCGCCATGGCCCTGCCCGCCAAACGCCAGAAGGATATCATGGGCACGCTCGAGAAGAAATCCGGCAAGAAGCTGGTGCTCGACTTCGGCGTGGACTCCGCCATCCTCGGCGGTGTCGTCTTGCGGGTGGGGGACAAGGTCCTGGATGCGAGCCTTCGGGCCCAGCTGCAGCTGTTGAAAGATCAAATCAAGAGGGGTGAGTAG
- a CDS encoding F0F1 ATP synthase subunit B family protein, with the protein MKKARIVLFTLAVCLLTAVCAWASADGAEGPNWKNFILRSINFALVVGVVWWVAGKKIASTFGGRRLSIENQLADLEERKAAAQKRLADVEHSIANLEAERAQILGDYKAQGEALKASIVKAAEEQAERIKSQALLSAEQESKAAADALRVEMADKIIEAAQGLLAKKLTAEVQDKLVDDALGKVVLN; encoded by the coding sequence TTGAAGAAGGCACGGATAGTACTCTTCACCTTGGCGGTGTGCCTGTTGACCGCCGTGTGCGCGTGGGCTTCCGCGGACGGCGCGGAAGGGCCCAACTGGAAGAACTTCATCCTGCGCAGCATCAACTTCGCTCTCGTGGTGGGCGTGGTCTGGTGGGTCGCGGGCAAGAAGATCGCCAGCACTTTCGGCGGCCGCAGGCTCTCCATCGAGAACCAGCTGGCTGATCTGGAGGAGCGCAAGGCTGCGGCCCAGAAGCGTCTGGCCGATGTGGAACACTCCATCGCGAACCTTGAAGCCGAGCGCGCCCAGATCCTGGGTGACTACAAGGCCCAGGGCGAGGCGCTGAAGGCCTCCATCGTGAAGGCTGCCGAGGAGCAGGCCGAGCGCATCAAGTCTCAGGCGCTGCTCTCCGCCGAGCAGGAGTCAAAGGCCGCCGCCGACGCCCTGCGCGTCGAGATGGCCGACAAGATCATCGAAGCCGCCCAGGGACTTCTGGCCAAGAAGCTCACGGCCGAAGTGCAGGACAAGCTCGTTGACGACGCTTTAGGCAAGGTGGTGCTCAATTGA
- a CDS encoding ATP synthase F0 subunit B, giving the protein MDILVLDKWFFVQVVNFLVILVVLNAVLIAPIRRMLKLRAGTIAAQASEIDGFTANAESKIKNYQDALEAARVQASATRAGLREEGLSAEKGILEAAGKQAADELKAARTKISGESKAALETMLAGVTGMAEKAASKILGKAL; this is encoded by the coding sequence ATGGACATACTTGTTCTCGACAAGTGGTTTTTCGTGCAGGTTGTCAACTTTCTGGTCATCCTCGTGGTGCTCAACGCGGTGCTGATCGCGCCGATCCGCAGGATGCTCAAGCTGCGCGCCGGGACGATCGCCGCCCAGGCATCCGAGATCGACGGTTTCACGGCGAACGCCGAATCCAAAATCAAGAACTACCAGGACGCTCTTGAAGCGGCCCGCGTTCAGGCCAGCGCCACCCGCGCCGGTCTTCGCGAGGAAGGTCTTTCGGCCGAGAAAGGCATCCTGGAAGCGGCTGGCAAGCAGGCTGCGGACGAGCTCAAGGCCGCCCGCACCAAGATCTCCGGCGAGTCCAAGGCTGCCCTTGAAACCATGCTGGCTGGGGTGACCGGCATGGCCGAGAAGGCCGCCTCGAAAATTCTGGGCAAGGCCCTGTAA
- a CDS encoding bactofilin family protein — protein sequence MAKDEINAFLGVGTTYRGRLDFTGTVRVDGVFEGEVESEGTLVVGREATVTGQVRVGQLVLGGALSGEVTAAQRVVLHKTARFTGTLVTPALSVEEGAVIEGQVRMTGQAEGA from the coding sequence GTGGCCAAGGACGAGATCAACGCCTTTCTCGGCGTGGGAACCACCTACCGGGGCAGGCTCGATTTCACCGGGACCGTGCGCGTGGACGGGGTGTTCGAGGGCGAAGTGGAGTCCGAGGGGACGCTCGTGGTGGGGCGCGAGGCCACCGTGACCGGGCAGGTCCGCGTTGGCCAGCTGGTGCTGGGCGGGGCCCTCAGCGGAGAGGTGACGGCGGCCCAGCGCGTGGTGCTCCACAAGACCGCGCGCTTCACGGGCACGCTGGTCACCCCTGCGCTCTCCGTGGAAGAGGGCGCGGTGATCGAGGGCCAGGTGCGCATGACGGGCCAGGCCGAGGGCGCGTAG
- the rodA gene encoding rod shape-determining protein RodA, whose translation MSPIDRRLFTHINWPLLAMVAMLFGTGVLNLYSASGFRIGDGVSLNPFYQKQCIWGLAGLCCLVALTVFDYRYLKHAAWPLMIVTLVLLALVPVIGKTVYGAKRWLDFGAFSLQPSELAKFATLLVGALMLSKDSGRLGWLSLLTVLAVVLPPAAMVIVQPDLGSGLNILLLLCGMILYRGLAGRVFKVLLVTVPALIPCGWFFLKPYQKLRILTLFNPERDPLGSGYHIIQSQIAIGSGQMWGKGFLEGTQSQLRFLPEKHTDFAVAVFAEEWGFVGSIILVAMFCVFLTLLAGVARDAKDRFGSFLAAGVFFYFFWQILINMGMVLGIMPVVGIPLPFISYGGSATIVNFCLIGIALNVSMRRFVFKKT comes from the coding sequence ATGTCTCCCATCGACCGCAGGCTTTTCACGCACATCAACTGGCCGCTGCTGGCCATGGTGGCGATGCTTTTCGGCACGGGCGTCCTGAACCTCTATTCCGCGAGCGGCTTCCGCATCGGCGACGGGGTGTCGCTCAACCCGTTCTACCAGAAGCAGTGCATCTGGGGCCTGGCGGGCCTGTGCTGCCTGGTGGCCCTCACGGTGTTCGACTACCGCTACCTCAAGCATGCGGCCTGGCCGTTGATGATCGTCACCCTCGTGCTCCTGGCCCTGGTGCCCGTGATCGGCAAGACCGTCTACGGGGCCAAGCGCTGGCTGGACTTCGGGGCCTTCAGCCTCCAGCCCAGCGAGCTGGCCAAGTTCGCCACGCTCCTGGTGGGCGCGCTCATGCTCTCCAAGGATTCCGGGCGGCTGGGATGGCTGTCGCTCCTGACGGTGCTGGCGGTGGTGCTGCCGCCGGCGGCCATGGTCATCGTCCAGCCGGACCTGGGCTCGGGGTTGAACATCCTGTTGCTCCTGTGCGGGATGATCCTCTACCGGGGCCTGGCCGGCCGGGTGTTCAAGGTGCTCCTGGTTACGGTCCCTGCCCTTATCCCGTGCGGCTGGTTCTTCCTCAAACCCTATCAAAAGCTGCGCATTCTGACCTTGTTCAATCCTGAACGAGACCCCCTCGGGTCGGGCTACCACATCATCCAGTCGCAGATCGCCATCGGTTCCGGGCAGATGTGGGGCAAGGGGTTCCTGGAAGGCACCCAGAGCCAGTTGCGCTTCCTGCCCGAGAAGCACACCGACTTCGCCGTGGCCGTGTTCGCCGAGGAGTGGGGCTTCGTGGGAAGCATCATCCTGGTGGCCATGTTCTGCGTGTTCCTCACGCTGCTCGCGGGTGTTGCGCGCGACGCCAAGGACCGCTTCGGCTCCTTCCTGGCGGCGGGCGTATTCTTCTATTTCTTCTGGCAAATCCTCATCAATATGGGTATGGTGCTGGGAATTATGCCGGTAGTGGGCATCCCGCTGCCGTTCATCAGCTACGGCGGCAGCGCCACTATCGTGAACTTCTGCCTCATCGGCATCGCGCTCAACGTCTCCATGCGCCGCTTCGTCTTCAAGAAGACCTGA